The proteins below are encoded in one region of Methanosarcina barkeri 3:
- a CDS encoding type II toxin-antitoxin system RelE/ParE family toxin, whose translation MTFKVLIDSDIFYNIPAERRSQFKEALKELENPLPGGRKKKVKGHVKGAYRLRVGDFRVMYKIDFETKEVYVFDILTAEQAHKKYDRLI comes from the coding sequence ATGACCTTTAAAGTTCTTATCGATTCTGATATTTTTTATAATATTCCTGCAGAAAGAAGAAGTCAATTTAAAGAAGCTCTCAAGGAACTTGAAAATCCATTACCCGGAGGTAGAAAGAAAAAGGTAAAGGGGCATGTAAAAGGAGCTTATCGGCTTCGTGTCGGTGATTTCAGGGTAATGTATAAAATTGATTTTGAGACAAAAGAGGTTTACGTTTTTGATATCTTGACTGCAGAGCAGGCGCATAAAAAGTATGATCGATTAATCTGA
- a CDS encoding site-specific integrase, whose translation MLTVEEYDRFVKAIPAKFKPIFELNTITGLRYVELQRLYYNPSWYIESRNQIILPREAHKKVKQKAPKRTIDKLPTTFPYLIKAFQEGRRPPDRTSWWDNLSRWSEKADISPKVGPKTPRKTIESWMLKAGVPEIEIYSRQGHDPVTSLRHYQSLSFTDYEMRDIEKRLTEWGILRRGI comes from the coding sequence GTGTTAACTGTCGAAGAGTATGATCGATTTGTTAAGGCGATACCTGCAAAGTTTAAGCCTATCTTTGAACTTAACACAATTACTGGGCTTCGCTATGTTGAATTACAAAGATTATATTATAATCCATCCTGGTACATTGAGAGCAGGAATCAAATAATACTCCCAAGGGAAGCCCACAAAAAGGTCAAACAGAAAGCACCAAAGCGCACTATTGACAAACTTCCCACTACTTTTCCATATCTGATTAAGGCATTTCAGGAAGGCAGGAGACCACCGGATCGTACAAGTTGGTGGGATAACCTTAGCAGGTGGTCTGAGAAAGCAGATATAAGCCCGAAAGTCGGCCCGAAGACTCCCAGGAAAACAATAGAGTCATGGATGCTTAAAGCCGGAGTACCGGAAATTGAGATTTACAGTAGACAGGGACACGACCCAGTAACGTCATTGAGGCACTACCAGAGTTTAAGTTTTACAGATTATGAAATGAGAGATATTGAAAAGAGACTTACTGAGTGGGGAATTCTTAGAAGGGGAATTTAA
- a CDS encoding TIGR00375 family protein has translation MKVNTDLHLHSKYSMASSKKMELPTIAREASKKGMELIGTADCTHPKWLEEIKRASVSDEEIRIDEIYFIPTTEIEDSNRVHHLLILPSISKAEELAERIAPFGNLEADGRPSIRLDGSEIAEIAKDLGALIGPCHAFTPWTALYGYHDSLKSCYGDMTDYISFLELGLSADSDYADRIEELHRLTFLSNSDAHSPSTNKLAREFTQFDLPEITFDGLKKAILRQQGYKATLNVGFFPEEGKYNRSACIKCFTQYLLSEAVENKWRCPICGGIIKKGVFDRVNELADFKEPEHPDYRPPYLHLIPLAEIIQMALGHASVQTKGVQTAWSKLIERFGNEVKALIYSEPEDLKVVGDDRIVNAILAFRKGNVIIHPGGGGQYGWLELPENLKNEEIRQTGQLSFADLEKTNPKKASKPEKKREKRPRKETGETEKEVSENQKSNNGETDDAGQSSLFDF, from the coding sequence ATGAAAGTCAATACAGACCTCCATCTCCATTCAAAGTACTCCATGGCGTCTTCCAAAAAAATGGAACTGCCGACGATTGCCAGGGAGGCTTCAAAAAAAGGGATGGAATTAATCGGTACTGCAGACTGCACTCATCCGAAGTGGCTGGAAGAGATCAAAAGAGCATCTGTTTCGGATGAAGAAATCCGCATAGATGAGATTTATTTCATCCCAACTACCGAGATAGAAGACAGCAACCGTGTACACCATCTCCTTATTTTGCCTTCGATTTCAAAAGCTGAAGAGCTGGCCGAGCGCATTGCTCCTTTCGGCAATCTTGAAGCTGACGGGCGCCCGAGTATCAGGTTGGATGGCAGTGAAATTGCAGAAATTGCAAAAGATCTTGGAGCCCTTATCGGTCCCTGTCATGCCTTTACTCCCTGGACTGCACTTTACGGTTATCATGACAGCCTGAAAAGCTGTTATGGAGATATGACAGATTATATTTCTTTTCTGGAACTTGGCCTGAGTGCAGACAGTGACTATGCAGATCGGATAGAAGAGCTACACCGTCTGACATTTCTTTCAAATTCCGATGCTCATTCTCCTTCGACCAATAAACTGGCAAGGGAGTTTACGCAGTTTGATTTGCCTGAGATTACCTTTGATGGCTTGAAAAAAGCAATACTCAGGCAACAGGGATATAAAGCTACTTTGAACGTAGGATTCTTTCCCGAAGAAGGAAAATACAATAGATCAGCCTGTATTAAGTGTTTTACCCAGTATTTGCTGTCCGAAGCCGTTGAGAATAAGTGGCGCTGCCCTATTTGCGGAGGCATTATAAAGAAAGGAGTATTCGACCGCGTTAATGAACTTGCAGACTTCAAAGAGCCAGAACACCCCGATTACCGCCCTCCTTACCTGCATCTCATCCCTCTTGCCGAGATTATCCAGATGGCGCTCGGCCATGCAAGCGTTCAGACAAAAGGCGTACAAACGGCCTGGAGTAAACTTATAGAACGCTTCGGAAACGAAGTCAAAGCTCTCATTTACTCCGAGCCTGAAGACCTGAAAGTTGTGGGTGACGATAGGATAGTAAACGCGATCCTGGCCTTCAGAAAAGGAAACGTCATAATTCATCCGGGTGGAGGTGGCCAGTACGGCTGGCTTGAGCTTCCCGAAAACCTGAAAAATGAGGAAATTCGGCAAACAGGACAGCTTTCATTTGCAGATCTTGAGAAAACAAATCCCAAGAAAGCAAGTAAACCCGAAAAAAAGAGAGAAAAAAGGCCCAGGAAAGAAACCGGCGAAACCGAAAAAGAAGTATCGGAAAATCAAAAATCGAATAATGGAGAAACTGATGATGCAGGCCAGAGTTCACTTTTTGACTTTTGA
- a CDS encoding proteasome assembly chaperone family protein: MQQSTLVRLKENLELKKPILVVGLPGVGLVGKLVAEHLVDELGAEKIIEVYSPHFPPQVLVNKDCTVRPVSNTIYYTKAKENDILFLVGDHQSTTSQGHYELCSLYLDIAEEFGVQRVYTLGGYPTGKLTYEETVLGVANNTKLIEEIKEYGVEFRESEPSGGIVGASGLLVAFSKMRGIDAACLMGMTPGYLMDPKSAQSLLKVLCRMFGIEVNMESLEKKAEEMESILEKLKEKEEQQAFQEVKPTEEDLRYIG, from the coding sequence CCTGAAAGAAAATCTTGAACTCAAAAAACCAATCCTTGTAGTGGGACTTCCAGGAGTAGGACTCGTAGGCAAGTTAGTGGCAGAGCATCTGGTGGACGAACTTGGAGCAGAAAAAATAATAGAGGTTTATTCTCCGCATTTTCCACCTCAAGTCCTGGTCAATAAAGACTGTACGGTCCGTCCTGTGAGCAACACTATATACTACACAAAAGCAAAAGAGAATGACATCCTTTTCCTTGTAGGAGATCATCAGAGTACAACTTCGCAGGGACACTATGAACTCTGTTCGCTTTATCTCGACATTGCAGAAGAGTTTGGAGTGCAGAGAGTTTACACGCTCGGAGGGTATCCCACAGGCAAACTGACCTATGAGGAAACCGTCCTTGGGGTTGCCAATAACACAAAACTGATCGAAGAAATTAAAGAATATGGGGTAGAGTTCAGGGAATCCGAACCCAGCGGTGGTATAGTTGGAGCATCAGGCCTGCTCGTAGCTTTCAGTAAAATGCGAGGTATTGATGCTGCCTGCCTTATGGGTATGACACCCGGATATTTAATGGATCCTAAAAGTGCCCAGTCCCTTCTAAAGGTGCTCTGTAGAATGTTCGGGATTGAGGTAAACATGGAGTCTCTTGAGAAAAAGGCCGAGGAAATGGAAAGCATCCTTGAGAAGCTAAAGGAAAAAGAAGAGCAACAGGCATTCCAGGAAGTCAAACCTACTGAAGAAGACCTGCGCTATATAGGATGA
- a CDS encoding type II toxin-antitoxin system RelE/ParE family toxin — translation MTFKVFINAKVLDGLPQGRKKQVAEALKDLKNGFQGGNKCRIEGYKEDVYRLRIGNYRAFYAVDFEENAIVVFDILTQEQAHKKYDRL, via the coding sequence ATGACCTTTAAAGTCTTCATTAACGCAAAAGTTCTTGATGGCCTGCCACAAGGTAGAAAAAAACAAGTTGCTGAAGCTTTAAAAGATCTAAAAAACGGGTTTCAGGGCGGTAATAAGTGCAGAATAGAAGGTTATAAAGAAGATGTGTACCGCCTTCGAATCGGGAATTACAGGGCGTTCTATGCCGTTGATTTCGAAGAGAATGCAATTGTTGTTTTTGACATCCTGACACAAGAGCAAGCCCATAAGAAGTACGACCGCCTGTAA
- a CDS encoding alpha/beta hydrolase — protein MQGEKLKGKIIQGFEIIKLWKKDLECLALDVKREQKDLYEFVMIETSIGRVDCAYYKAEGTDKGVIMVTGVTGDFDSPADNLYPRLSADLKDIGISALRIKFRNPTRLADSVLDTLVGIEFLKSENIMNLGLIGHSMGGAVVVQAAFNEENVKTIVTLSTQGYGIDPISILPKNTSVFLIHGEEDEKLSPDISVQAYELAHEPKRIEVMDAKAGHELDEVADDVYVQIRDWVLKHLA, from the coding sequence ATGCAGGGAGAAAAATTAAAGGGGAAAATAATACAGGGTTTTGAGATAATTAAACTCTGGAAAAAGGACTTAGAATGTTTAGCTCTTGATGTAAAAAGAGAACAAAAAGATTTGTATGAATTTGTCATGATTGAGACTAGCATTGGAAGAGTAGATTGTGCTTATTACAAGGCAGAAGGCACGGATAAAGGAGTAATTATGGTTACAGGGGTAACCGGAGACTTTGATTCTCCTGCTGATAATCTATACCCACGTTTATCTGCTGATCTAAAGGATATAGGTATAAGTGCGTTAAGGATCAAGTTCAGAAATCCGACAAGATTAGCAGATTCTGTCCTAGACACTCTTGTAGGGATTGAGTTTTTAAAGTCGGAAAATATAATGAATTTGGGCTTAATAGGACATTCTATGGGGGGTGCAGTTGTTGTTCAGGCTGCGTTTAACGAAGAGAACGTAAAAACAATAGTCACGCTTTCAACACAGGGATATGGTATTGATCCAATCTCCATTCTGCCTAAAAATACATCAGTTTTCCTGATACATGGAGAGGAAGATGAAAAATTATCTCCGGATATTTCGGTACAGGCATATGAACTTGCACATGAACCTAAAAGAATAGAGGTAATGGACGCAAAAGCAGGACATGAATTAGATGAAGTAGCAGATGATGTCTACGTACAAATTAGAGATTGGGTTCTAAAGCACTTAGCTTGA